A single window of Synechococcus sp. CBW1004 DNA harbors:
- a CDS encoding PAS domain-containing protein — MSRLEETASVVPRCPWDAGEGFLLLPGDGLILATGDGRISYFDHRAQQTVGKPEPFHCGDPLDLIWPELAEALEAHSNAISEGPLDTRLPCGAGVQTVRLFRSDGGIGIVLLANRDAPDNSSSDQQLLMHQSILRHVRDAVIVTTAEPVDPPGPVIVYANPAALRQTGYRAAELLGRSPRIFQGPLTDRDALFSFHQAMRHWQPTRQKVLNYRKNGSTFWVEIDIAPLADRDGWYTFWVSVQRECDSPARHAAGGPITG; from the coding sequence ATGTCACGGCTGGAGGAGACCGCCTCGGTCGTTCCCCGCTGTCCCTGGGATGCAGGGGAGGGGTTTCTGCTGCTTCCTGGAGATGGGCTCATCCTGGCCACGGGGGATGGGCGGATCAGCTACTTCGATCACCGGGCCCAGCAGACGGTGGGGAAGCCGGAGCCCTTCCACTGCGGTGATCCGCTGGATCTGATCTGGCCTGAACTGGCGGAGGCGTTGGAAGCCCATTCCAACGCGATCAGTGAGGGGCCACTCGACACCCGGTTGCCCTGTGGTGCCGGCGTGCAGACGGTGCGGCTGTTCCGCTCGGACGGCGGGATCGGAATCGTGCTGCTGGCCAATCGCGATGCCCCGGACAACAGCAGCTCGGATCAGCAACTGCTGATGCACCAGAGCATCCTTCGTCATGTCCGTGATGCGGTGATTGTGACGACGGCCGAGCCCGTGGACCCTCCCGGCCCGGTGATCGTCTATGCCAATCCTGCGGCACTCCGGCAGACGGGCTATCGCGCGGCTGAGCTGCTGGGCCGCAGTCCGAGGATTTTCCAGGGCCCGCTGACGGATCGCGACGCCCTCTTCTCTTTCCATCAGGCGATGCGGCACTGGCAGCCGACGCGGCAGAAGGTGTTGAACTACCGCAAGAACGGCTCGACCTTCTGGGTGGAGATCGACATCGCCCCTCTGGCGGATCGGGATGGTTGGTACACCTTCTGGGTGTCTGTGCAGCGCGAATGCGACTCACCCGCCCGGCACGCTGCTGGTGGACCGATCACGGGATGA
- a CDS encoding CopD family protein: MSVFPLLVIVHALAATVWTGGHLVLDLGVLPRALRAQSAAEIRGFEEVFEPLGLTALAIQVVTGVWMAWNYLPGFRGLFSPANPIGMLVGVKLLLLAATAALAIHARLRLIPNLSDANLTGLAWHIRGITALAIAFVVVGALIRLGGLG; this comes from the coding sequence ATGTCCGTGTTCCCGCTGCTGGTGATCGTCCATGCCCTGGCCGCGACGGTTTGGACCGGCGGGCATCTGGTGCTGGACCTCGGGGTGCTGCCAAGGGCGCTGCGGGCACAAAGCGCGGCCGAGATCCGCGGCTTCGAGGAGGTCTTTGAGCCGCTGGGTCTCACGGCCCTGGCCATCCAGGTGGTGACGGGGGTGTGGATGGCCTGGAACTACCTGCCGGGCTTCCGGGGGCTGTTCAGCCCGGCCAACCCGATCGGAATGCTGGTGGGCGTGAAGCTGCTGCTGCTGGCCGCCACAGCCGCCCTGGCGATCCACGCCCGGCTGCGGCTGATTCCCAACCTCAGCGACGCCAACCTCACCGGCCTGGCCTGGCACATCCGCGGCATCACCGCGCTGGCGATCGCCTTTGTGGTGGTGGGTGCCCTGATCCGGCTGGGTGGGCTGGGCTGA
- a CDS encoding phycobilisome rod-core linker polypeptide: MTLVRAAELGIERFANDRDKESWSVASAEAKDIILRSVYRQVLGQQYLMSSERLKGAESLFRDGYLNVRELVRTVAKSALYRAKFFEHCNAYRFIELNHKHLLGRAPHNREEMLHHFTILQEQGYDAEIDSYIDSAEYQDRFGNDVVPYLHGWGYSIGHEGRQFSWLMQLARGAAASVKGSSSGRQAALNRALHQNRAMPVPGALPPVSLGSSFIRPITDYSHISTEGPYRAVVSEAQGLYEGALDSGARQSPARSDRESVRLGGSGFRGRGSRTVTISVSGVVAQDYVRSGDYVIRVPLTRMNEALKRANALGRVTNVVVS; this comes from the coding sequence ATGACCCTCGTTCGCGCCGCAGAACTTGGCATTGAACGCTTTGCCAATGATCGAGACAAGGAAAGCTGGTCGGTCGCCTCAGCAGAAGCCAAGGACATTATCCTTCGTTCCGTGTATCGGCAGGTGCTCGGCCAGCAGTACCTGATGAGCAGCGAACGGCTCAAGGGGGCTGAATCCCTCTTCCGCGATGGCTATCTGAATGTCCGTGAGCTAGTGCGGACGGTGGCCAAGAGCGCGCTGTATCGCGCCAAGTTCTTTGAGCACTGCAACGCTTACCGCTTCATTGAGCTGAACCACAAGCACCTGCTCGGCCGCGCTCCTCACAACCGCGAGGAGATGCTGCACCACTTCACCATCCTCCAGGAGCAGGGCTACGACGCCGAGATCGACTCCTACATCGACAGCGCCGAATACCAGGATCGGTTCGGTAACGATGTGGTGCCATACCTGCACGGCTGGGGCTATTCGATCGGCCATGAGGGTCGCCAGTTCTCGTGGCTGATGCAGCTGGCCCGCGGTGCTGCAGCGTCGGTGAAGGGATCCAGCTCCGGTCGCCAGGCGGCGTTGAACCGGGCGCTGCACCAGAACCGGGCGATGCCGGTCCCCGGCGCGCTGCCGCCCGTCTCCCTGGGCAGCAGCTTCATCCGCCCGATCACCGATTACAGCCACATCAGCACCGAGGGGCCCTACCGGGCCGTCGTCTCCGAGGCCCAGGGCCTGTATGAGGGCGCCCTCGACAGCGGTGCCCGCCAGTCTCCGGCCCGCAGCGACCGCGAATCGGTCCGCCTCGGCGGCTCCGGCTTCCGCGGCCGTGGCTCGCGCACCGTCACGATCAGTGTCTCCGGGGTGGTCGCCCAGGACTACGTCCGCAGCGGCGACTACGTGATCCGCGTTCCCCTCACCCGGATGAATGAGGCCCTCAAGCGTGCCAACGCGCTGGGGCGCGTCACCAATGTGGTGGTGAGCTGA
- a CDS encoding RAD52 family DNA repair protein, producing the protein MTVTTPTRNGRSAPGRPPTALELIRRADATPEASPAKTSPPQQPSPGFSPEQVAALAAPLDRANVRQREQGRGKVAYLEGWQLIAEANRIFGFDGWQRQTIAVRCVAQGERTIGREQRSGWGVTYTARVRVTVTAGGLPPLVREGTGAGHGIDTDLGQAHESAIKEAETDAMKRALMTFGNPFGLALYDKQQREVTGSGGAPVTSGRPAARPATAPQPNGRPQPTQGPTPLAGAQPRALSPAGQTPSAPTAPEPAQVPLPADTIQQLHSTLRSLPRPLLDSLTQGFRRRFQVPDSAVTIADRIILQCHHDWIETFLVQHSDTRA; encoded by the coding sequence ATGACCGTCACCACCCCCACTCGCAATGGCCGCAGCGCCCCTGGCCGGCCGCCGACAGCCCTGGAGCTGATCCGCCGGGCTGACGCCACGCCGGAGGCATCGCCGGCAAAGACATCGCCCCCGCAGCAACCCTCACCCGGCTTCTCCCCCGAGCAGGTCGCCGCCTTGGCTGCCCCCCTCGATCGAGCCAATGTCCGTCAGCGGGAGCAGGGCCGCGGAAAGGTCGCCTATCTCGAAGGTTGGCAGCTGATCGCCGAAGCCAATCGCATCTTTGGGTTTGACGGCTGGCAGCGGCAGACCATCGCCGTCCGCTGCGTCGCCCAGGGCGAACGCACGATCGGAAGAGAGCAGCGATCAGGCTGGGGCGTGACATACACCGCCCGCGTCCGCGTCACCGTGACCGCCGGTGGTTTGCCGCCTCTCGTCCGCGAGGGCACCGGCGCCGGCCACGGCATCGACACCGATCTGGGCCAGGCCCATGAATCGGCGATCAAGGAGGCCGAAACCGACGCCATGAAACGGGCGCTGATGACCTTCGGTAACCCGTTCGGACTCGCCCTCTACGACAAGCAGCAGCGGGAGGTCACTGGGTCAGGCGGCGCACCAGTCACCTCGGGACGTCCTGCCGCTCGGCCGGCGACAGCACCGCAGCCCAACGGCAGGCCGCAGCCCACCCAGGGCCCGACCCCATTGGCGGGCGCTCAGCCGAGAGCTCTATCACCGGCTGGCCAAACCCCATCAGCCCCTACAGCCCCCGAACCAGCTCAGGTGCCCCTGCCGGCCGACACCATCCAGCAGCTGCACAGCACCCTGCGCAGCCTGCCCAGGCCGCTGCTCGACTCGCTCACCCAGGGTTTCCGGCGGCGGTTCCAGGTACCCGATAGCGCCGTGACCATCGCCGACCGAATCATCCTGCAGTGCCATCACGATTGGATTGAGACCTTCCTCGTGCAGCACTCCGACACCAGGGCCTGA
- a CDS encoding MTH1187 family thiamine-binding protein, with protein sequence MKVIVDLCVVPIGVGVHLAPYVAACEKVLTNVRLKIQLHPNGTAIEGEWEPVFAAIEACHQAVHTMGCPRVYTTVKINTRTDKDQSLEDKVASVQALL encoded by the coding sequence ATGAAGGTGATCGTGGATCTGTGCGTGGTGCCGATCGGCGTGGGCGTGCACCTCGCGCCCTACGTCGCCGCCTGCGAGAAGGTGCTCACCAACGTCAGGCTCAAGATTCAGCTGCATCCCAACGGCACCGCCATCGAGGGCGAGTGGGAGCCGGTGTTCGCCGCGATCGAGGCTTGCCACCAGGCGGTGCACACCATGGGCTGTCCCCGCGTTTACACGACGGTCAAGATCAATACCCGTACAGATAAGGATCAGAGCCTGGAGGACAAGGTGGCCAGCGTGCAGGCGCTGCTGTGA
- a CDS encoding VOC family protein, with protein MLQAWITTALDLGATSEDPPRQEPFGAEAWLLDPEGNRLLLLVLPAS; from the coding sequence ATGCTCCAGGCCTGGATCACCACGGCTCTGGATCTGGGCGCCACCTCAGAAGATCCACCGCGCCAGGAACCATTCGGCGCTGAGGCCTGGCTGCTGGATCCGGAGGGCAACCGCCTGCTGTTGCTGGTGTTGCCTGCCTCGTGA
- a CDS encoding siphovirus Gp157 family protein, translating to MIEHLRGQASYRQQQAKRLTELSRSDASRADALEDSLVLVLTRLQPTSTRFSFPNHELTSRKSQAVEIDDEEALPSEWLSFTTTSKPDKAAIKEALKAGQQITGAQLVSRRSWRIH from the coding sequence GTGATCGAGCACCTGCGAGGCCAGGCCTCCTACCGCCAGCAGCAGGCCAAGCGCCTCACCGAGCTGTCCCGCTCTGATGCCAGCCGGGCCGATGCCCTTGAGGACTCGCTGGTCCTGGTTCTCACCCGGCTGCAGCCCACCTCTACCCGCTTCTCCTTCCCCAACCACGAACTCACCTCCCGCAAGTCCCAGGCCGTCGAGATCGACGACGAAGAAGCCCTCCCCTCTGAGTGGCTGAGCTTCACCACCACCAGCAAGCCCGACAAGGCCGCCATCAAAGAAGCCCTCAAAGCCGGCCAGCAGATCACCGGCGCCCAGCTCGTCTCCCGCCGCTCCTGGCGCATCCACTGA
- a CDS encoding galactose oxidase gives MVPVPLSGLQPSRDEAIEEWPWLDEAILRSSRSRQVCMTCHFFRHHPGPNCIPQLACHLHQGLIAHGDHLTHRCSGWTEDLHRQRGWAPEVA, from the coding sequence ATGGTGCCGGTCCCGCTCTCAGGGCTGCAGCCCTCTCGCGACGAGGCGATCGAGGAGTGGCCCTGGCTCGACGAGGCGATCCTGCGTTCTAGCCGCAGCCGCCAGGTCTGCATGACCTGCCACTTCTTCCGGCACCACCCGGGGCCCAACTGCATCCCCCAGCTGGCCTGCCATCTGCACCAGGGGCTGATCGCCCATGGCGACCACCTCACCCATCGCTGCAGTGGCTGGACGGAGGATCTTCACCGCCAGCGGGGCTGGGCGCCGGAAGTGGCGTGA
- a CDS encoding DUF3136 domain-containing protein yields the protein MAGGSGNGGGEQSGLTVGQLEASYPIYCKALKMLIQEEKKLSEIQRTVCWDRLEKLHRAMPRQYRDPLMHYSMLKRQIEAQGSGERH from the coding sequence ATGGCCGGTGGATCAGGCAACGGAGGCGGTGAACAATCCGGGCTGACGGTTGGACAGCTGGAGGCCAGCTACCCGATTTACTGCAAAGCCCTCAAGATGCTGATTCAGGAGGAGAAGAAACTCTCCGAGATTCAGCGCACTGTGTGCTGGGACCGACTGGAAAAACTGCATCGCGCCATGCCCAGACAGTACCGGGATCCGTTGATGCACTACAGCATGCTGAAACGCCAGATTGAGGCCCAAGGCTCTGGCGAACGTCACTGA
- a CDS encoding DUF1651 domain-containing protein gives MSKGARRRPPLSPREAWISDGRQVLHFRPTLWDRWSQRLEITSGELLPDQPVPLLKRRWELSREEALRLWAEKRQQGWQPCEPQWLPPPAPAER, from the coding sequence GTGAGCAAAGGGGCCCGGAGGCGACCGCCGCTGTCGCCCCGTGAGGCGTGGATCAGCGACGGTCGGCAGGTGCTGCACTTCCGGCCCACCCTCTGGGATCGCTGGAGCCAGCGGCTCGAGATCACCAGCGGTGAGCTGTTGCCCGATCAGCCGGTGCCGCTGCTCAAGCGCCGGTGGGAGCTCAGCAGGGAGGAGGCCCTCAGGCTCTGGGCAGAAAAGCGCCAGCAGGGCTGGCAGCCCTGTGAACCCCAGTGGCTGCCGCCTCCCGCCCCGGCTGAGCGCTGA
- a CDS encoding cupin domain-containing protein, which produces MEAFELGPREVVDLASIPWLALAEVGVQQFELAHQDPVTTWVLRCSPGSELDLDQFEACSEILVLEGDLRESGSDYPVGSFLRGPSSSLQGCGSREGCVLLLRQVAGGDESEPLRLQASAVAWQKGPALGLQVIPLHTTDAEELSLLRWQPGSSYEPHRHADWEEILVLEGVLQDEHGTYGPGTWLRYPPGSEHHPWSDLGCTIWLRTAAPTRQPSSPATQSLPSPSRNLITPLSGQPWHEHRGVLQHRPRRKTAIGMAREEFAETSSSPLTVQNGSTR; this is translated from the coding sequence ATGGAAGCATTCGAACTCGGCCCACGGGAGGTGGTGGACCTGGCGTCCATCCCCTGGCTTGCCCTCGCCGAGGTGGGAGTTCAACAGTTTGAGCTCGCCCATCAAGACCCTGTCACCACCTGGGTCCTGCGCTGCTCACCAGGCAGCGAGCTGGATCTCGATCAGTTTGAGGCGTGCAGCGAGATCCTTGTGCTGGAGGGGGATCTGCGTGAAAGTGGATCTGACTATCCGGTCGGCAGCTTCCTGCGGGGGCCATCGTCCTCCCTTCAGGGCTGCGGCTCCCGTGAAGGCTGCGTCCTGCTGCTCCGGCAGGTTGCCGGGGGCGACGAGTCTGAGCCGCTGAGACTCCAGGCTTCTGCAGTGGCGTGGCAGAAGGGGCCGGCACTGGGCCTGCAGGTGATTCCGCTCCACACCACAGACGCCGAGGAGCTCTCCTTGCTGCGTTGGCAGCCCGGTTCCTCCTACGAGCCCCACCGCCACGCCGACTGGGAGGAGATCCTCGTGTTGGAGGGTGTTCTGCAGGATGAACACGGCACCTATGGCCCGGGGACGTGGCTGCGCTACCCCCCCGGCAGTGAGCATCACCCCTGGAGTGATCTGGGTTGCACGATCTGGCTCCGCACCGCGGCGCCCACCAGGCAGCCCTCTTCTCCTGCGACCCAGTCCTTGCCGTCACCGAGCAGAAACCTGATCACACCCCTCAGCGGACAGCCATGGCATGAACATCGGGGCGTCCTCCAGCACCGGCCACGCCGTAAGACCGCCATCGGCATGGCCCGGGAAGAGTTCGCTGAGACCTCCTCCTCTCCCCTTACAGTCCAAAACGGATCCACGCGCTGA
- a CDS encoding DUF924 family protein, with amino-acid sequence MPGQRDQTGEVLVFWFGETRPRQWFAKDPAFDALVRDRFLGLTRQALAGELDAWSTEPTGGLALVLLLDQFPRQIWRETAMAFAGDPQAQSLSLCAVEKGWLEEEVEQTRRQFWLMPLMHSEDMAVQEAALPLFERFSDPRTADFARRHRDVIARFGRFPHRNAALGRVSSAEELAFLQTPGSRF; translated from the coding sequence ATGCCAGGCCAGCGGGACCAAACTGGCGAGGTTCTCGTGTTCTGGTTTGGCGAGACCCGGCCGCGCCAGTGGTTTGCCAAGGACCCGGCCTTCGACGCGCTGGTGCGGGATCGCTTCCTCGGGCTCACCCGCCAGGCGCTTGCCGGCGAGCTCGACGCCTGGAGCACGGAGCCGACCGGGGGCCTCGCCCTGGTGCTGCTGCTCGATCAGTTCCCCCGCCAGATCTGGCGCGAGACCGCCATGGCCTTCGCGGGCGATCCCCAGGCCCAGTCGCTGAGCCTGTGCGCGGTGGAGAAGGGCTGGCTGGAGGAGGAAGTGGAGCAGACGCGGCGGCAGTTCTGGCTGATGCCCCTGATGCACAGCGAAGACATGGCGGTGCAGGAAGCGGCGCTGCCGCTGTTCGAGCGGTTCAGCGATCCCCGCACCGCCGACTTCGCCCGTCGGCACCGGGATGTGATCGCCCGCTTTGGCCGCTTCCCCCACCGCAATGCTGCCCTCGGGCGGGTGTCGAGCGCGGAGGAGCTGGCCTTCCTGCAGACGCCGGGCTCCCGCTTCTGA